One stretch of Burkholderia oklahomensis C6786 DNA includes these proteins:
- a CDS encoding MFS transporter, with product MASMESASRASASAAAIDAGVISARLDRLPPTRSVWKLVALLSLGFFFELYDLLYSGYVAPGLVKSGILTATTHGLFGTTGVASFIAALFAGLFIGTIACGFLADRFGRRAVFTWSLLWYTAANVVMAFQDTAASLNFWRFVVGLGLGVEMVTIGTYISELVPKQIRGRAFACEQAVGFVAVPVVALLAYLLVPRAPFGLDGWRWVVLIGAHGAIFVWWIRRQLPESPRWLAQQGRLDEAERVLAALEAKVEAEYGRPLPPPAPAEPVAPRGRFRDMWVPPYRRRTVMMTVFNVFQTVGFYGFANWVPTLLIKQGITVTTSLMYSSVIALAAPIGPLIGLAIADRFERKTAIVAMAGAAMISGLMFSQASAAWLLVALGVCLTLANNIMSYSFHAYQAELFPTAIRARAVGFVYSWSRFSAIFTSFAIAAVLKGFGTPGVFVFIAGAMAIVMASIGLMGPRTKGIALEAISH from the coding sequence CCGCGGCGGCGATCGACGCCGGCGTCATCTCGGCGCGCCTCGACCGGCTGCCGCCCACCCGCAGCGTCTGGAAACTGGTCGCGCTGCTGAGTCTCGGTTTCTTCTTCGAGCTCTACGATCTGCTCTATAGCGGCTACGTCGCGCCCGGCCTCGTGAAGAGCGGCATCCTGACCGCGACGACGCACGGCCTGTTCGGCACGACGGGCGTCGCGAGCTTCATCGCCGCGCTGTTCGCGGGGCTTTTCATCGGCACGATCGCGTGCGGCTTCCTCGCCGACCGCTTCGGCCGCCGCGCGGTGTTCACGTGGTCGCTGCTCTGGTACACGGCCGCGAACGTCGTGATGGCGTTCCAGGACACCGCCGCGAGCCTCAACTTCTGGCGCTTCGTCGTCGGGCTCGGGCTCGGCGTCGAGATGGTGACGATCGGCACATACATCTCCGAGCTGGTCCCGAAACAGATCCGCGGCCGCGCGTTCGCGTGCGAGCAGGCGGTCGGCTTCGTCGCCGTGCCCGTCGTCGCGCTGCTCGCGTACCTGCTCGTCCCGCGCGCGCCGTTCGGCCTCGACGGCTGGCGCTGGGTCGTGCTGATCGGCGCGCACGGCGCGATCTTCGTCTGGTGGATTCGCCGCCAGTTGCCGGAGAGCCCGCGCTGGCTCGCGCAGCAGGGCAGGCTCGACGAAGCGGAGCGCGTGCTCGCCGCGCTCGAGGCGAAGGTCGAGGCCGAGTACGGCCGGCCGCTGCCGCCGCCCGCGCCCGCCGAGCCGGTCGCGCCGCGCGGCCGGTTCCGCGACATGTGGGTGCCGCCGTACCGCAGGCGCACGGTGATGATGACGGTCTTCAACGTGTTCCAGACCGTCGGCTTCTACGGTTTCGCGAACTGGGTGCCGACGCTCCTCATCAAGCAGGGGATCACCGTCACGACGAGCCTCATGTATTCGAGCGTGATCGCGCTCGCGGCGCCGATCGGGCCGCTGATCGGCCTCGCGATCGCCGACCGCTTCGAGCGCAAGACGGCGATCGTCGCGATGGCCGGCGCGGCGATGATCTCGGGGCTGATGTTCAGCCAGGCGTCGGCCGCGTGGCTGCTCGTCGCCCTCGGCGTGTGCCTGACGCTCGCGAACAACATCATGTCCTACAGCTTCCACGCATATCAGGCGGAGCTGTTCCCGACCGCGATCCGGGCGCGCGCGGTCGGCTTCGTCTATTCGTGGAGCCGCTTCTCGGCGATCTTCACGTCGTTCGCGATCGCGGCCGTGCTGAAGGGATTCGGCACGCCGGGCGTGTTCGTGTTCATCGCGGGCGCGATGGCGATCGTGATGGCGTCGATCGGGCTGATGGGGCCGAGAACGAAAGGGATCGCGCTCGAGGCGATTTCGCATTGA